The Streptomyces sp. NBC_00691 genome has a segment encoding these proteins:
- a CDS encoding MFS transporter, translated as MNSPAAAPHRSRRPEWAGRNYVLLTAATIVTNLGTHGALIATTWAVFETGGDAGDVGLVAMARFLPLVLFLLIGGAVADRVPRHRVMVAANVLNCVSQAVFAALVLSGSAQIWQMMVLTALCGTGQAFFNPAAEGMLMSSVTGEQASRAFAVYRMAMHGASIGGAALGGALVAFVGPGWVLLIDAIAFAVAGGLRAFLDVSGIPERAPGGGLFSDLREGWHEFIGRPWLWSIVAQFSVVVGLIGAVESVYGPLVAKAELGGARPWGIALAAYGVGTLAGAFLMARWKPRRLLFVGTLCVFPIALPSAALAVPLDAVGLTTAMFVSGVAIEVFGVSWMTTMHQEIPEEKLSRVSAYDWFGSTALLPLTTALAGPAETSFGRSTALWGAAGLMVLVTALVLLVPDVRNLTRRPHTKEPVLATTPTAGSDSVPVPTAAPLAAALAVSDTSADVPAGTAAGVSADVSADVSADVSADAEGALRRNG; from the coding sequence GTGAACAGTCCCGCCGCCGCCCCCCACCGCTCCCGCCGACCCGAGTGGGCCGGGCGCAACTACGTCCTCCTGACCGCCGCCACCATCGTGACCAACCTCGGTACGCACGGCGCGCTGATCGCCACGACCTGGGCGGTGTTCGAGACCGGAGGCGACGCCGGTGACGTGGGGCTCGTGGCGATGGCACGGTTCCTGCCGCTGGTCCTCTTCCTGCTGATCGGCGGCGCGGTCGCCGACCGGGTGCCCCGGCACCGGGTGATGGTCGCGGCGAACGTCCTCAACTGCGTCTCGCAGGCCGTCTTCGCCGCGCTCGTGCTCTCGGGTTCCGCCCAGATCTGGCAGATGATGGTGCTCACCGCGCTCTGCGGCACCGGTCAGGCCTTCTTCAACCCGGCCGCCGAGGGCATGCTGATGTCCAGCGTCACCGGTGAGCAGGCGAGCCGGGCCTTCGCCGTCTACCGGATGGCCATGCACGGCGCGTCCATCGGCGGCGCGGCGCTCGGCGGGGCGCTCGTCGCGTTCGTCGGCCCCGGCTGGGTCCTCCTGATCGACGCGATCGCCTTCGCGGTCGCGGGCGGGCTCCGCGCGTTCCTGGACGTGAGCGGTATCCCCGAGCGCGCGCCCGGCGGCGGTCTCTTCTCCGATCTGAGGGAGGGCTGGCACGAGTTCATCGGGCGGCCTTGGCTCTGGTCGATCGTCGCCCAGTTCTCCGTCGTGGTCGGTCTGATCGGGGCGGTCGAGTCGGTGTACGGGCCGCTGGTCGCCAAGGCCGAGCTGGGCGGCGCGCGTCCCTGGGGCATCGCGCTCGCCGCGTACGGGGTGGGAACGCTCGCAGGCGCCTTCCTGATGGCCCGCTGGAAGCCGCGCCGGCTGCTGTTCGTGGGCACGCTCTGCGTCTTCCCGATCGCGCTGCCGTCGGCGGCGCTCGCCGTACCGCTCGACGCGGTGGGCCTCACGACGGCGATGTTCGTCAGCGGTGTGGCCATCGAGGTCTTCGGCGTCTCGTGGATGACGACGATGCACCAGGAGATCCCCGAGGAGAAGCTCTCCCGGGTGTCGGCCTACGACTGGTTCGGCTCGACGGCCCTGTTGCCGCTGACGACGGCGCTGGCGGGCCCGGCGGAGACCTCGTTCGGCCGGAGCACGGCGCTGTGGGGCGCGGCGGGGCTGATGGTGCTGGTCACCGCGCTCGTACTGCTGGTGCCGGACGTACGGAATCTGACCCGGCGTCCGCACACGAAGGAGCCGGTCCTCGCGACGACGCCGACCGCGGGATCCGACTCCGTGCCGGTTCCGACGGCCGCGCCTCTCGCCGCCGCCCTCGCCGTGTCCGACACTTCGGCCGACGTCCCGGCAGGTACTGCGGCAGGTGTCTCTGCCGACGTCTCAGCAGATGTCTCAGCAGATGTCTCAGCCGATGCCGAAGGCGCCCTCCGGCGGAACGGGTGA